In one Streptomyces venezuelae genomic region, the following are encoded:
- a CDS encoding FadR/GntR family transcriptional regulator, which translates to MPLRSAARTNLVDVVIAQMESLIGDGEWKVGEKIPAEPLLVEQLAVGRNTVREAVRALVHTGMLEPRRGDGTYVRADSDFGAAVQRRLRRAGVLEAYEVRASLERDAARYAAQRRTDEDLATLRAALVERGLAWESGNTTAFIDADMAFHRTVADAAHNSVLAELYGHLSDALRSTVQSVIGAPVPDSVRHQREGHQAIVDAIEARDPEAAEAAVLAHLHEGMAALREHPHTNESGAAHHE; encoded by the coding sequence ATGCCGCTGCGCAGCGCCGCCCGGACCAACCTCGTCGACGTCGTCATCGCCCAGATGGAGAGCCTCATCGGCGACGGCGAGTGGAAGGTCGGCGAGAAGATCCCGGCCGAGCCGCTCCTCGTCGAGCAGCTCGCCGTGGGCCGCAACACCGTGCGGGAAGCCGTGCGCGCCCTCGTGCACACCGGCATGCTGGAGCCCCGCCGGGGCGACGGCACCTATGTGCGGGCGGACAGCGACTTCGGCGCGGCCGTGCAGCGCAGGCTGCGCCGTGCCGGCGTCCTGGAGGCGTACGAGGTCCGCGCCTCCCTGGAGCGCGACGCCGCCCGGTACGCCGCGCAGCGCCGCACCGACGAGGACCTCGCCACGCTGCGCGCCGCGCTCGTGGAGCGCGGCCTGGCGTGGGAGAGCGGGAACACCACCGCGTTCATCGACGCGGACATGGCCTTCCACCGCACGGTCGCCGACGCGGCGCACAACAGCGTCCTCGCCGAGCTGTACGGGCACCTCAGCGACGCCCTGCGCTCCACGGTCCAGTCCGTCATCGGCGCCCCCGTCCCGGACTCGGTGCGCCACCAGCGCGAAGGCCACCAGGCGATCGTCGACGCCATCGAGGCGCGGGACCCCGAGGCCGCGGAGGCCGCGGTGCTCGCCCACCTCCACGAGGGCATGGCCGCCCTGCGCGAACACCCCCACACGAACGAATCAGGAGCAGCACATCATGAGTGA
- a CDS encoding glycoside hydrolase family 19 protein — MIRRLTSFAAALAALGAMIVLGPAATSASAAECAAPWSSSSVYTGGKSASYNGHNWTAKWWTQNETPGRSDVWADQGTCGGGTDPGNPDPSGFVVSEAQFNQMFPSRNSFYTYKGLTDALKSYPAFANTGSDTVKRQEAAAFLANVSHETGGLKYVVEQNQSNYPHYCDQTQPYGCPAGQAAYYGRGPIQLSWNFNYKAAGDALGIDLLHNPYLVEQNPAIAWQTGLWYWNTQSGPGTMTPHNAMVNGAGFGETIRAINGTLECNGGNPSQVQSRIDRYKSFTQILGTTPGANLSC; from the coding sequence ATGATCAGACGCCTCACCAGCTTCGCCGCCGCGCTCGCCGCGCTCGGCGCGATGATCGTCCTCGGTCCGGCCGCGACCTCCGCGTCCGCCGCCGAGTGCGCCGCGCCCTGGAGCTCCTCGTCCGTCTACACGGGCGGCAAGTCCGCCTCGTACAACGGCCACAACTGGACCGCCAAGTGGTGGACCCAGAACGAGACCCCCGGCCGTTCCGACGTCTGGGCCGACCAGGGCACCTGCGGCGGCGGCACGGACCCGGGCAACCCCGATCCGTCCGGCTTCGTCGTCAGCGAGGCCCAGTTCAACCAGATGTTCCCGAGCCGGAACTCGTTCTACACCTACAAGGGCCTGACCGACGCCCTCAAGTCCTACCCCGCCTTCGCGAACACGGGCAGCGACACCGTGAAGCGCCAGGAGGCGGCCGCGTTCCTCGCCAACGTCAGCCACGAGACCGGTGGCCTGAAGTACGTCGTGGAGCAGAACCAGAGCAACTACCCGCACTACTGCGACCAGACCCAGCCCTACGGCTGTCCCGCGGGTCAGGCCGCCTACTACGGCCGCGGCCCGATCCAGCTCAGCTGGAACTTCAACTATAAGGCCGCGGGCGACGCGCTCGGCATCGACCTGCTCCACAACCCCTACCTGGTCGAGCAGAACCCGGCCATCGCCTGGCAGACGGGCCTCTGGTACTGGAACACGCAGAGCGGCCCCGGCACCATGACCCCGCACAACGCCATGGTCAACGGCGCCGGGTTCGGTGAGACCATCCGCGCCATCAACGGCACGCTGGAGTGCAACGGCGGCAACCCCTCCCAGGTCCAGAGCCGCATCGACCGCTACAAGTCCTTCACCCAGATCCTGGGCACCACTCCGGGCGCCAACCTGAGCTGCTGA
- a CDS encoding nitroreductase/quinone reductase family protein, with the protein MAKTYRMTAGTRMINRVFHAMTRRGIGKAYRYNLSVRGRKSGQVYSTPVDVMSAGGERWLVAAYGVSQWVRNARAAGQVGLSRGGGSETVRVVELGPAESVPVLRQYWREVPVTRPYFDVTDASTDEEFAAEAARHPVFRLEPLG; encoded by the coding sequence ATGGCCAAGACGTACCGCATGACGGCCGGCACGCGCATGATCAACCGGGTGTTCCACGCGATGACCCGGCGGGGGATCGGCAAGGCGTACCGGTACAACCTGTCCGTGCGCGGCAGGAAGTCCGGGCAGGTGTACTCGACGCCGGTCGACGTGATGTCTGCCGGTGGCGAGCGGTGGCTGGTCGCCGCCTACGGAGTGAGCCAGTGGGTGCGCAACGCGCGCGCGGCCGGGCAGGTCGGCCTCAGTCGGGGCGGCGGATCGGAGACGGTGCGGGTGGTCGAGCTCGGACCGGCGGAGAGTGTGCCGGTGCTGCGCCAGTACTGGCGGGAAGTGCCCGTGACCCGGCCGTACTTCGACGTGACGGACGCGTCGACGGACGAGGAGTTCGCCGCCGAGGCGGCGCGGCACCCGGTGTTCCGGCTGGAGCCGCTCGGGTGA
- a CDS encoding TetR/AcrR family transcriptional regulator has product MEHAEAETRLLDAAERLFYERGIQAVGMDQVRTASGVSLKRLYGLYPSKSELVRACLERRDGRWRGRLAAYVDSVRGTDGAEERVLAVYDWLYAWFDEPDFRGCAFVNSFGELGAVDPGVAEAVRAHKAAFREYVAGLASDAGVPEPTVGPLVLLAEGAMTAAAISGSPEPARQARDGAVQLLAASRVRVPAT; this is encoded by the coding sequence ATGGAACACGCAGAAGCGGAGACCCGCCTGCTCGACGCAGCCGAGCGGCTCTTCTACGAGCGCGGCATCCAGGCGGTCGGCATGGACCAGGTCCGCACCGCGTCGGGCGTCTCGCTCAAGCGGCTCTACGGGCTGTACCCGTCCAAGTCGGAGCTGGTCCGGGCCTGCCTGGAGCGCCGGGACGGGCGCTGGCGCGGCCGACTGGCGGCATACGTCGACAGCGTGCGCGGCACGGACGGCGCCGAGGAGCGTGTCCTCGCGGTCTACGACTGGCTGTACGCCTGGTTCGACGAGCCCGACTTCCGGGGCTGCGCCTTCGTCAACTCCTTCGGCGAACTCGGCGCCGTGGACCCCGGCGTCGCCGAGGCCGTCCGCGCGCACAAGGCCGCCTTCCGGGAGTACGTGGCCGGGCTCGCGTCGGACGCGGGGGTGCCGGAACCGACCGTCGGGCCGCTGGTCCTGCTCGCGGAGGGCGCCATGACGGCCGCCGCGATCTCCGGCTCACCCGAGCCGGCCCGCCAAGCCCGGGACGGGGCGGTCCAGTTGCTGGCCGCGTCCAGGGTGCGGGTCCCCGCGACGTAG
- a CDS encoding DUF1348 family protein: protein MTAEAARPPVPPFTRETAVEKVRLAEDGWNSRDPRKVALAYSEDSRWRNRAEFVTGRDAIVGFLSRKWDRELDYRLIKELWAHDGHRIAVRFAYEWHDDSGHWYRSYGNENWEFDEYGLMHTRHACINDVPIQESDRLYHWPLGRRPDDHPGLTDLGL from the coding sequence ATGACCGCCGAAGCCGCCCGGCCGCCCGTACCGCCCTTCACCCGGGAGACCGCCGTCGAGAAGGTCCGCCTCGCCGAGGACGGCTGGAACAGCCGCGATCCCCGCAAAGTGGCGCTCGCCTACAGCGAGGACTCGCGCTGGCGCAACCGCGCGGAGTTCGTCACCGGACGCGACGCCATCGTCGGCTTCCTGTCCCGCAAGTGGGACCGCGAGCTCGACTACCGGCTCATCAAGGAGCTGTGGGCGCACGACGGCCACCGCATCGCGGTGCGCTTCGCGTACGAGTGGCACGACGACTCCGGCCACTGGTACCGGTCGTACGGCAACGAGAACTGGGAGTTCGACGAGTACGGCCTGATGCACACCCGGCACGCCTGCATCAACGACGTGCCCATCCAGGAGAGCGACCGCCTCTACCACTGGCCGCTCGGCCGCCGACCCGACGACCACCCCGGCCTCACCGACCTGGGCCTCTGA
- a CDS encoding NADP-dependent succinic semialdehyde dehydrogenase, whose protein sequence is MPIATVDPATGETLETFEALSGDEIERRLAAAESAYARHRVSDFAERAHLLNRAADLLEEDTADIARTMTTEMGKPVKAAKAEAAKCVKAMRWYAEHAESLLADEHPAQRDVSDSGASRALVRYRPLGVVLAVMPWNFPLWQVVRFAAPALMAGNVALLKHASNVPRTALYLQDLFKRAGYPEGCFQTLLIGSGAVEDILRDRRVAAATLTGSEPAGRSVASVAGDEIKKTVLELGGSDPYLVLPSADVERAAATAVTARVQNNGQSCIAAKRFIVHADVYEAFRERFVAGMRELTVGDPMDEGTDVGPLATEQGRDDLEELVEDALNNGATALCGGQRPKELRQGWFYSPTVLADVTPKMRIHREEAFGPVATLYRVADLDEAVALANDTPFGLSSNVWTRDDADVERCVQDLEAGGVFFNGMTASHPGLPFGGVKRSGYGRELSGHGIREFCNATTVWHGA, encoded by the coding sequence ATGCCCATCGCCACGGTCGACCCGGCCACCGGCGAGACCCTCGAAACCTTCGAGGCACTCTCCGGCGACGAGATCGAACGCCGTCTGGCGGCAGCCGAATCGGCCTACGCGCGCCATCGCGTCAGCGACTTCGCCGAGCGCGCACACCTGCTCAACCGCGCCGCCGACCTGCTGGAGGAGGACACGGCGGACATCGCCCGGACCATGACGACCGAGATGGGCAAACCGGTGAAGGCCGCGAAGGCCGAGGCCGCGAAGTGCGTCAAGGCGATGCGCTGGTACGCGGAGCACGCCGAGAGCCTGCTCGCGGACGAGCACCCCGCACAGCGGGACGTGAGCGACTCGGGTGCCTCACGGGCGCTCGTGCGCTACCGCCCGCTCGGCGTCGTCCTGGCCGTGATGCCGTGGAACTTCCCGCTCTGGCAGGTCGTGCGCTTCGCCGCCCCGGCCCTCATGGCGGGCAACGTCGCCCTGCTCAAACACGCGTCGAACGTACCGAGGACGGCGCTCTACCTCCAGGACCTGTTCAAGCGCGCCGGGTATCCGGAGGGCTGCTTCCAGACGCTGCTCATCGGCTCGGGCGCCGTCGAGGACATCCTGCGCGACCGGCGGGTGGCCGCGGCGACCCTCACCGGCAGCGAGCCCGCGGGGCGCTCGGTGGCGTCCGTCGCGGGCGACGAGATCAAGAAGACCGTTCTGGAGCTGGGCGGCAGCGACCCCTACCTCGTACTGCCGAGCGCGGACGTCGAGCGCGCGGCGGCGACGGCGGTCACCGCCCGGGTGCAGAACAACGGACAGTCCTGCATCGCCGCGAAACGCTTCATCGTCCACGCCGACGTCTACGAAGCCTTCCGGGAGCGGTTCGTCGCCGGTATGCGGGAGCTGACCGTCGGCGACCCGATGGACGAGGGGACCGATGTGGGTCCGCTCGCGACCGAGCAGGGCCGCGACGACCTGGAGGAGCTCGTCGAGGACGCGCTGAACAACGGCGCCACGGCGCTGTGCGGCGGGCAGCGGCCCAAGGAGCTGCGGCAGGGCTGGTTCTACTCACCCACGGTCCTCGCCGACGTCACCCCCAAGATGCGCATCCACCGCGAGGAGGCGTTCGGTCCGGTCGCCACGCTGTACCGCGTCGCGGATCTGGACGAGGCCGTGGCGCTCGCCAACGACACGCCGTTCGGGCTGAGTTCCAACGTGTGGACCCGGGACGACGCCGACGTCGAGCGGTGCGTACAGGACCTGGAGGCGGGCGGCGTGTTCTTCAACGGCATGACCGCTTCCCACCCGGGGCTGCCCTTCGGCGGCGTCAAGCGCTCCGGTTACGGCCGTGAGCTGTCCGGCCACGGCATCCGGGAGTTCTGCAACGCGACGACGGTCTGGCACGGCGCGTAG
- a CDS encoding DUF5133 domain-containing protein, whose translation MLLAHPVVLEDLLERYKTLALLRADQGSAESRQAYEDVAYSLCLATGTSDIDAAVVAAGHRLPGARTMDDSLLSA comes from the coding sequence ATGCTGCTGGCGCACCCCGTCGTCCTGGAAGACCTGCTGGAGCGCTACAAGACCCTGGCACTGCTCCGTGCCGACCAGGGCAGTGCGGAGAGCCGCCAGGCGTACGAGGACGTCGCCTACAGCCTGTGCCTGGCCACCGGCACCAGCGACATCGACGCCGCGGTCGTCGCCGCGGGGCACCGGCTGCCCGGTGCCAGGACCATGGACGACTCATTGCTGTCGGCGTGA
- a CDS encoding DUF6328 family protein, which translates to MDASNSKATDTGRSETENERADRRWAELIQEVRVAQTGVQILFGFLLTVVFTPRFADLSDTDRTIYVVTVILGSTATGALIGPVSFHRIVAGRRIKPHAVVWASRLTLAGLVLLLGTLTAALLLVLRVATDNTVVPWLVAGVVAWYLLCWFVLPAWARHKHTSVD; encoded by the coding sequence GTGGACGCGTCGAACAGCAAGGCCACGGACACCGGCCGCAGCGAGACCGAGAACGAGCGCGCCGACCGCCGGTGGGCCGAGCTGATCCAGGAAGTGCGGGTCGCGCAGACCGGTGTCCAGATCCTGTTCGGCTTCCTTCTCACGGTCGTCTTCACACCGCGGTTCGCCGATCTCAGCGACACCGACCGGACGATCTACGTGGTGACGGTGATCCTCGGCTCGACGGCGACGGGCGCCCTCATCGGCCCGGTGTCCTTCCACCGCATCGTCGCGGGGCGCAGGATCAAGCCCCACGCGGTGGTGTGGGCCTCCCGGCTGACGCTCGCCGGACTGGTCCTCCTGCTCGGCACGCTGACGGCGGCGCTGCTCCTCGTGCTGCGGGTCGCGACCGACAACACCGTGGTGCCGTGGCTGGTGGCCGGTGTCGTCGCCTGGTACCTCCTGTGCTGGTTCGTGCTGCCCGCGTGGGCGCGGCACAAGCACACTTCCGTGGACTGA
- a CDS encoding HemK2/MTQ2 family protein methyltransferase encodes MTTHTRTPMPTPARTGRAAGPARRPRLITLPGVYAPQYDTDLLARNLRRERIGENTSVLDLGTGSGALAVAAARQGARVTALDISRRAVLTARVNAWLSRQSVTVRRGDMTRGVPAGPYDYVISNPPYVPSPSTLLPRRGAARAWDAGPAGRAVVDRVCDAAPGALRPGGVLLMVHSALSGVDATLERLADRGMKPAVADREFVPFGPVMRSRESWLRHRNLLEDGETCEELVVIRAELP; translated from the coding sequence ATGACCACGCACACGCGGACACCCATGCCCACCCCGGCACGCACGGGACGCGCGGCCGGGCCGGCCCGGCGGCCCCGTCTGATCACTCTGCCCGGCGTGTACGCACCGCAGTACGACACCGATCTCCTGGCCCGCAACCTGCGCCGCGAGCGCATCGGCGAGAACACGTCCGTACTGGACCTGGGCACCGGCTCCGGGGCACTCGCCGTCGCGGCGGCGCGGCAGGGAGCCCGCGTGACCGCCCTCGACATCTCCCGGCGCGCGGTCCTGACCGCCCGCGTCAACGCGTGGCTCTCCCGGCAGTCGGTCACCGTCCGCCGCGGCGACATGACGCGCGGGGTGCCGGCGGGCCCGTACGACTACGTGATCAGCAACCCGCCCTACGTGCCCTCCCCTTCCACGCTGCTCCCCCGGCGCGGCGCGGCACGCGCCTGGGACGCAGGACCCGCGGGCCGCGCGGTCGTGGACCGTGTCTGCGACGCGGCTCCCGGCGCCCTGCGCCCCGGCGGCGTCCTGCTGATGGTGCACTCCGCGCTGAGCGGCGTGGACGCCACACTCGAACGGCTCGCGGACCGGGGCATGAAACCGGCGGTCGCCGACCGGGAGTTCGTCCCGTTCGGTCCTGTGATGCGCTCGCGCGAGTCGTGGCTGCGCCACCGCAACCTGCTGGAAGACGGCGAGACCTGCGAGGAGTTGGTGGTGATCCGTGCCGAACTCCCCTGA
- a CDS encoding CDGSH iron-sulfur domain-containing protein, with protein sequence MPNSPERPRRVTVDRDGPLLVEGPVEVVADDGTVSVSSRFTVAICTCRRSRSYPWCDTSHRRRVKQHEDEPAPPDTENPEASS encoded by the coding sequence GTGCCGAACTCCCCTGAACGCCCCCGCCGCGTCACGGTCGACCGCGACGGGCCGCTCCTGGTGGAGGGCCCGGTGGAGGTGGTCGCCGACGACGGGACCGTCTCCGTCTCCTCGCGGTTCACCGTGGCGATCTGCACCTGCCGCCGCAGCCGTTCGTACCCGTGGTGCGACACGAGCCACCGGCGGCGGGTGAAACAGCACGAGGACGAACCGGCACCGCCGGACACCGAGAACCCGGAGGCATCCTCATGA
- a CDS encoding iron-containing redox enzyme family protein gives MTAPARTRATEAHSATPESRGRSPHLPSARGDLSRAVIAALRDGIPAPEPRVARNADAYGDDLQLALYVLYELHYQGFAEVADDREWDPALLSLRHALERRFLDALHTDVPPSDDAEGALAALLVEPVGHDDTSVSHHLRRDGELWQFREYAALRSLYHLKEADPHAWVIPRLHGRAKAAMVAIEYDEFGAGRAEDIHARLFADLMADLGLDTSYGHYVDAAPAEVLATVNLMSLFGLHRAHRGALVGHFAWVEVTSSPGSRRLAAALRGIGAGPAAQRFYDEHVEADAVHDQVVRRDVVGGLLAAEPGLEADVAFGVRATGFLEDRLGARLLRRWRQGRSALLVPLSDAPGTATE, from the coding sequence ATGACGGCCCCCGCGCGGACGCGCGCCACGGAGGCACACTCCGCCACCCCCGAATCGCGCGGCCGCAGTCCCCACCTGCCCTCCGCGCGCGGCGACCTGTCCCGCGCGGTGATCGCGGCGCTCAGGGACGGCATCCCCGCGCCCGAGCCACGAGTCGCGCGCAACGCCGACGCCTACGGTGACGACCTCCAGCTCGCCCTGTACGTCCTCTACGAACTCCACTACCAGGGGTTCGCCGAGGTGGCCGACGACAGGGAGTGGGACCCGGCCCTGCTGTCCCTGCGGCATGCCCTGGAGCGGCGCTTCCTGGACGCGCTGCACACCGACGTGCCGCCGAGCGACGACGCGGAAGGGGCACTGGCCGCGCTGCTCGTGGAGCCCGTCGGGCACGACGACACGAGTGTCAGCCACCATCTGCGGCGCGACGGCGAGCTGTGGCAGTTCAGGGAGTACGCGGCGCTGCGCTCGCTGTACCACCTCAAGGAGGCCGACCCGCACGCCTGGGTCATCCCGCGGCTGCACGGCCGGGCCAAGGCGGCGATGGTGGCCATCGAGTACGACGAGTTCGGCGCGGGCCGTGCCGAGGACATCCACGCCCGGCTCTTCGCCGACCTCATGGCCGACCTCGGACTCGACACGTCCTACGGCCACTATGTCGACGCGGCGCCGGCCGAGGTGCTCGCCACCGTGAACCTCATGTCCCTGTTCGGCCTGCACCGCGCCCACCGCGGTGCTCTGGTCGGGCACTTCGCCTGGGTGGAGGTGACGTCGTCGCCCGGTTCGCGGCGGCTGGCCGCGGCGCTGCGCGGGATCGGCGCGGGTCCCGCGGCGCAGCGCTTCTACGACGAACACGTGGAGGCGGACGCCGTGCACGACCAGGTGGTCCGGCGGGACGTCGTCGGCGGACTCCTCGCGGCCGAGCCCGGCCTGGAGGCGGACGTCGCCTTCGGCGTCCGTGCGACGGGGTTCCTGGAGGACCGCCTCGGCGCGCGGCTGCTGCGCCGGTGGCGGCAGGGGCGCAGCGCCCTGCTCGTGCCGCTCTCCGACGCGCCCGGCACCGCGACGGAGTGA
- a CDS encoding DUF6766 family protein, translating into MKGFLRFLRENGLTLAFGVGFLLALAGQAIAGHADFNNQLVAEDLAPMSFGGYLLSSDFAVDVMENWQSEYLQFFLYIFGTVWLLQRGSPESKELHKAGTESDEDQKVGAHAMPDSPRWAAVGGVRQACYSRSLGILMCTLFLLSWLAQSVTGTAAYNEQHLRELQAPVSWFDYLGAADFWSRTLQNWQSELLAVGCMAVFSVYLRQRGSPESKPVGSPHTATGVEGG; encoded by the coding sequence GTGAAGGGGTTCCTGCGTTTTCTGCGCGAGAACGGTCTGACCCTCGCCTTCGGCGTGGGCTTCCTCCTCGCCCTGGCCGGCCAGGCGATCGCGGGCCACGCCGACTTCAACAACCAGCTCGTCGCGGAGGACCTGGCCCCGATGAGCTTCGGCGGCTATCTGCTGTCCTCCGACTTCGCCGTGGACGTGATGGAGAACTGGCAGTCCGAGTACCTGCAGTTCTTCCTCTACATCTTCGGCACGGTGTGGCTGCTCCAGCGCGGATCTCCCGAGTCCAAGGAGCTCCACAAGGCCGGCACGGAGTCCGACGAGGACCAGAAGGTCGGCGCGCACGCCATGCCCGACTCCCCGCGCTGGGCGGCGGTCGGAGGCGTGCGCCAGGCCTGCTACTCCCGGTCGCTCGGCATCCTCATGTGCACGCTGTTCCTGCTCTCCTGGCTGGCCCAGTCCGTCACCGGCACCGCCGCGTACAACGAACAGCACCTACGCGAACTCCAGGCACCCGTCAGCTGGTTCGACTACCTCGGCGCCGCCGACTTCTGGAGCCGCACCCTGCAGAACTGGCAGTCCGAACTGCTCGCCGTGGGCTGCATGGCCGTCTTCTCCGTCTATCTGCGCCAGCGCGGATCCCCGGAGTCGAAGCCGGTCGGGTCGCCCCACACCGCGACCGGCGTCGAGGGCGGCTGA
- a CDS encoding LLM class F420-dependent oxidoreductase produces MVQIGYTMMTEQAGPRALVDDLVAAERAGFDFSVTSDHYFPWLESQGHSPYAWSVLGAAAQATSRIPLMTYVTCPTVRYHPAVVAQKAATMQLLSEGRFRLGLGSGENLNEHIVGAGWPSARVRIEMLEEAVEIIRALFTGDNVNHEGTHFDVANAKLWDVPDDLPPIGIAVSGERSCALAGRHADLVIATEPKGELIESFDKHGGRGKPRVGQLPVCYDTDKDAAIARAHDQFRWSVGGWPVNSELPGPSGFAGATQFVTEEDMAKQVPCGDNVDDFVEAVRPFAEAGFTEIALVQVGGEQQRPFIDWAEKKLLPALREL; encoded by the coding sequence ATGGTGCAAATCGGCTACACAATGATGACCGAGCAAGCCGGTCCGCGCGCGCTCGTCGACGACCTCGTCGCGGCCGAGCGGGCAGGCTTCGACTTCTCCGTCACCTCCGACCACTACTTCCCGTGGCTGGAGTCGCAGGGACACTCCCCGTACGCCTGGAGCGTGCTCGGCGCGGCCGCGCAGGCGACCTCGCGCATCCCCCTCATGACGTACGTGACCTGCCCGACGGTCCGTTACCACCCCGCCGTCGTCGCCCAGAAGGCCGCGACGATGCAGCTGCTGTCCGAGGGCCGCTTCCGGCTGGGGCTCGGCTCGGGCGAGAACCTCAACGAGCACATCGTCGGCGCCGGATGGCCCTCCGCCCGCGTCCGCATCGAGATGCTCGAAGAGGCCGTCGAGATCATCCGCGCGCTCTTCACCGGCGACAACGTGAACCACGAAGGCACCCACTTCGACGTGGCGAACGCCAAGCTGTGGGACGTCCCCGACGACCTGCCGCCCATCGGCATCGCCGTCTCCGGCGAGCGGTCCTGCGCGCTCGCCGGACGCCACGCCGACCTCGTCATCGCGACCGAACCCAAGGGCGAGCTCATCGAGTCGTTCGACAAGCACGGGGGCCGCGGCAAGCCCCGGGTGGGGCAGCTGCCCGTCTGCTACGACACCGACAAGGACGCGGCGATCGCCCGCGCCCACGACCAGTTCCGCTGGTCCGTCGGCGGCTGGCCCGTCAACTCCGAGCTGCCGGGGCCCTCCGGGTTCGCCGGCGCCACGCAGTTCGTCACCGAGGAGGACATGGCGAAGCAGGTCCCCTGTGGCGACAACGTCGACGACTTCGTCGAGGCCGTACGCCCCTTCGCCGAAGCGGGCTTCACGGAGATCGCCCTCGTCCAGGTGGGCGGCGAGCAGCAGCGCCCCTTCATCGACTGGGCCGAGAAGAAGCTCCTGCCCGCCCTGCGGGAGCTGTGA
- a CDS encoding glutamate--cysteine ligase translates to MRTVGVEEELLLVDRESGEPRALSSAVLARAARDTGESSGAEKQADDYREPEEETFERELHGQQLEFATQPRSDMSDLADEVARWRADAARHAGDVGAAVAALATSPLPVNPAVNTGSRFQWMEQQFGLTTQEQLTCGCHVHVSVDSDEEGVAVIDRIRSWLPVLVALSANSPFWQGNDSLYSSYRSRVWGRWPMAGPTEIFGSAARYEEQVAEMTATGVLRDRGMVYFDARLSHRYPTVEIRVSDVCLEATSTVLIATLARALVETAARDWRADRPPLPHGVASLRLANWRAGRSGLDDTLLHPVTMRPAPSEEVVHALLDHVRDALEDTGDLDLAHSTTEDLLKHGNGARVQRDLLERTGRLREVVKECVRRTSPE, encoded by the coding sequence TTGCGCACCGTAGGAGTGGAGGAGGAACTCCTCCTGGTCGACCGGGAGAGCGGCGAGCCCCGCGCCCTGTCCTCGGCCGTCCTGGCCCGGGCGGCCAGGGACACCGGGGAGAGCTCCGGCGCCGAGAAGCAGGCCGACGACTACCGCGAGCCCGAGGAGGAGACCTTCGAGAGGGAACTCCACGGACAGCAGCTCGAATTCGCCACGCAGCCCCGCTCCGACATGTCCGACCTCGCGGACGAGGTGGCGCGCTGGCGCGCGGACGCGGCGCGCCACGCCGGTGACGTGGGCGCGGCGGTGGCCGCGCTCGCCACCTCGCCGCTGCCCGTGAACCCGGCGGTGAACACGGGCAGCCGCTTCCAGTGGATGGAGCAGCAGTTCGGCCTGACGACACAGGAGCAGCTGACGTGCGGCTGTCACGTCCACGTGTCGGTCGACTCGGACGAGGAGGGCGTGGCCGTCATCGACCGGATCAGGTCCTGGCTCCCCGTCCTGGTCGCGCTGAGCGCCAACTCGCCCTTCTGGCAGGGGAACGACAGCCTGTACAGCAGCTACCGCAGCAGGGTGTGGGGCCGCTGGCCGATGGCGGGCCCCACCGAGATCTTCGGCTCCGCCGCGCGGTACGAGGAGCAGGTCGCGGAGATGACCGCCACCGGCGTCCTGCGCGACCGGGGCATGGTCTACTTCGACGCCAGGCTCTCCCACCGCTACCCCACGGTCGAGATCCGCGTGTCGGACGTCTGCCTGGAAGCCACGTCGACGGTCCTGATCGCCACACTGGCCCGGGCCCTGGTCGAGACGGCCGCCCGCGACTGGCGTGCGGACCGCCCCCCGCTCCCCCACGGCGTGGCCTCCCTGCGCCTCGCCAACTGGCGGGCGGGCCGCTCCGGCCTGGACGACACCCTGCTCCACCCGGTCACGATGCGCCCCGCACCGAGTGAGGAGGTGGTCCACGCCCTCCTCGACCACGTCCGCGACGCCCTGGAGGACACGGGCGACCTCGATCTGGCGCACAGCACCACGGAGGACCTCCTGAAGCACGGCAACGGCGCTCGCGTGCAGCGGGACCTCCTGGAGCGGACGGGCCGTCTCCGGGAAGTGGTGAAGGAGTGCGTGCGCCGGACGAGTCCGGAGTGA